The region aatgcaaatcgtGTATTactgtttgcattttcatttacacgaacgtacagtgtctgccaaatttccccccaaaaaatgtaGCAATAAAAACTACttgtttttttacagcattttgctgtagttgCTAAGACTATAACTGGGTTATTTGTGGCacaataatgtttatataattattatttatacgtGTAATCACATTTACAAATGTTAGATATCCTGAGAAGTAGATGATTATAATCTTGGTAGAATGTTAccaagttgcccaggtcatgcaatttttagacggtcccttaatgGCTTTATTACTATAAAGCACTGGTGAGCTGCGTTTCTGAGAGATTAGCTTCAGGGGGATTTAACGggagaaaaatgtaaaatgtattcaatTGTACTTGGTTCTCGTTCCACTCCAGagtaagacaatacacattttgtcctatctgtgtgtttattatttgagAAACAGAAGAGAGAATCTCGAATGTGCAGTGAATCCCCGGTGACTGTAAGCcagtagtgatgtgtcgttcatgaatgattcgttcattttgaacaacGTGTCGTCTTAGAGTGTGATTCGTTTCCGTAtaggtagacagagagagagagagaatttaattatattttgctgaaatgaacgacatgactcgaaaaaagattcgttcattttgctgaacgagattcaaagatccgtcaataaaatgatccgaacttcccatcactacaaGCCAGTCTAAAATGCGGTCTACGGTGAGTGACGTCACCTCCAATTACAAACACTCCCCATAGTATACTCCCACCCCCGACACTGATTGGcaggtttctgtgcaaggcatgggaaatggaaatgcaaagGGATTTGCTGTTCCTTTTGAACATTGGCAGGCTCCATACGCCATACTTGAGGAAATGAAATAGCAAATGGGGTAATTGCTATTGCTATTTCAATATGACAGGATCGTAACGCGTAGCACACGGGAAACGCAATGGGAAATAAACTTCGCGTTTCCATTTaaaatttggcagacactgtacattcgtgtaaatgaaaatgcaaaggGTAATACACGATTTGCATTTTCCTTTGAATTATGTCACAGTTTtgaattatgtcacaatttatGCGTCCACAAATaggaaatgcaattgcaaatacagTATGCAATTGCTTTTGAATATTGTCCGCAAAATACTTCCATACCGTATAGTGCATAAATGCGTTCTTCCTTATTTTATGcgtggaatttgcatgttctccctgtgttgcgggggttttctctggatactccagtttcctcctccagttcaaaaacatgcatggtaggctgattggcatgtccaaagtgttcgtagtatgtgaatgggtgtgtgaatgtgtatgtgagtgtgccctgtgatggattggtaccccatccagggtgtaccccgccttgtgcccgatgctccctgggataggctccaggtgccCTGTGACCcagaaggataagtggtatagaagatggatggatggtcagatttgttcattaaattaattaggGGGCCAAACACTGAAGATGtgtaggcaccctattgttattctacattttcttattattattggagGACCAAACACTGAACCTGcataggcaccctattgttattctaccttttcctattcttcttcttccacttcttcttcttctcgctAGAGTGTCTATGGCAGTCCATAGAACTGTCTGGTGAAAAGTTAtaaaatttggcacactgattggggaggatctaaggaacattctgaccaaatttggagTGCCGCCAATGCTCTAGCTCCACCATCAGGTCAAATTTTGAGAATGGACCTGTCTATTTAAAAGATGTGTGTATTAGAGGTGTGCACTGGAACTGAGATCCTGCAGCTCCGTTGATGAGGGAACAGCTTGGCACTATACACTAATCAAAATCTTTTATTAGGAATACcggtacacctgctcattcatgcaaagatacctcagattcctgttcttgggtGACAGGAGTGGAAGCTCATGTGGTCtcttgctgttgtagcccatacaCCTCAAGGTCAGACATGCGgcgtgttctgagatgcttttctgctcaccacagttgcataggtattttttttttttaattttttttttttaccgtaaCCTTCCTATCAGCTCAAACTAACTTGGCCATTCTCCTCCTGACTTCTCTCATAAACAAgttgtttccacccacagaactgccagttactggatttgtttgtttgtttcttgtgcCATTCTTTGTAAACTCTGGAGaccttttcatgtgaaaattccaggagatcaacagtttctaaaatactcagcctgtctggcaccaataaCAATGCCACAGTCAATTTCAGTGATGTGAAAATGtgatcactgagatcacatttttccaccattctgatgtttgatgtgaatagtaactgaagcgcttgatctgtatctgcatgatttttttgcacTGGTTGATTAGATAATTGGATGAATGATCAGGTGTACAAATGTAtgtattaaagtggctggtgaatGTATGTATCCCATTAAAAGCCTGTTGTTGGAATTGAAAAGAGCAGTGCATATGCACAAACCTACAAATACAAGGgagcttgaaatgttttgattggaGGAATGGTCCACAATCCCACTACTTGTGTTAATCAGCCATGTTAGTCAGTGCAGTTAGAGACTTAGTGCTGTTAATCACCTGAGGAGAGCCGTTGACAAATAATAATTGTGGTTGTGCTAATATTTAttgagtgttttgtgtgtgttgtttgggTTGTCATTTTGAATGTCTAAGTGACTCAACCTATAACACTATATACTGATCTGAAGGTCTTTGAGTGTCCCACAAAACCTTCAATATTATAACAATCATACAGGACATAACAGAAAACATACAGAAGCAGCCCTTACCTATCTGATCACAGATAGGTCACATGTAGCCAGGTCAGATGTACTGCTAGATCTTCAAAATTACATGGGTGACTGAAACCTTTGATACTTTAATTCTCAAACACAGAGAACGGCCTTTGTATAAACAGCCTACCAAAGGACCCATCACCAATGCTGACACTTAAAACCTCAGGTCACACCTCAGATATGCAGAGATGACGGGAAAACTAACCAAGCAAACCACATCAGATATAAAGAATTGACCAACAGGAACACCTTCCTTTTATTGCAAAACACTTCTGAAATCTTAAAGACTTCACTACATGTAATCACCATGAATAAAGAAATATGTCATTTAAATTTTCATTGCCAAGTATTAAAAACATCTTAAAATATTAGCAAGAATATGCTCATGTTTATGTGAACCAGATTATATCAACTGAGGTGAAAGTATTTGGTAATGATCTGCATGATCATAACTAAGTCAACTAAGTATTTAACCTGTTTATTCATCcttatttcaaatatatatatatatatatatatatatatatatatatatatatatatatatatatatatatatatatgtatatgtgagtgtgtgtgtatgtgtgtgtgcttacacTGGCCAAACTTAATTGTTAGTGATTATATTGTGCAAGTACTTTGTGCTTGTGGTTCAGTACTCAAAGAACAGATATGAGTTTACCCAGAAGGACGTTTCCTGCTCTGTGGTCGGAAAtggaaaattgaaaaaaatgaatCTCACATACTCCACAAAGTACACACATCCTGCAAACTCTTTAACAACTAGCAACaaggaatgaacagataattaTATGTTATTAATATTCACTGTTGCACTTATGCATGTTAGTAGTTAGACGCAAATGCGCATCATTTGCTCAGGAATAGCCACCTCATGCTGGCTTGGTTTCTGTACATTTCTGTTATTCATTATGCGATGCCGCATGGGCACTccaaaaagaaacaacaacagccTTCAGTATTCCATTTGGCTTAAGATACAATCCATGACCACAGAGCACAGTTCTGTAGCTAATGCACTCAGTTTGTTCAAATCAGTACAActcaaatataaatgtaatcaaatCAGTACAACGCAAATTGGCTtgtaatgatttgtttatttgcttgtttcCTTTTACACGTTATACAAAATGGCAACATTTTTATTGCCTAATTCTGTTCCAAATAATTGGAGCAGAAAAGTAGCGTTACTTCCAAACAAGACTAAGTGCAAGAGATTAAGTACAGCAGACATTGTGctaaatataacatttataaaagttatACTGTGGCAGTGCAGATGACAAGAAGCAACATAAAGTGAGGGGCAATATAATAATCCACTATGAATGAACATTTGCTGTTTCAAATAGATAAATGTATATGGTTTATGTTAGCTTAATCAACTTTAACTTTCtgataataatacaattatcATTACTGTATGTTGCTTAATCTAGAAATCTGTTTCACAATTCATCTGATCTTTAATTGTAAAAAGTTCCAATAACATCCACATTTAGACTGTTAGGCTTTCTGGAGAATAGTTCAAGGTGTAAGATCAATAAATGGAACAGAGAAAAGTCATCAAACAAGTATAAAAGAAGATAATTAATTTGGCAAAACATTGACAAAATAAATCCCTTGAATGATAAGGACCTCTTGAATTTTctacatgaaattaaaaagtgCTAAATTTGTTGTAGTGACGTTCATTACACTAAGAAAGACTTACCGTGTCTTTGCGTGACGTGAACATTTGCAGTGAATTAAGTATCCGCCACATTTCCTGTTTGTAACCGAAAAAGACACAAGCCAGTAAAAATAGAAGCAGATATGGTGCACCTCACGAAGAACACACATAGTAGACACAGCTAAAGCTGCACTGCCAACGGACAGTTGAGGATCAGAAGATCCACGATGGCACACGGTAAGCTACAATTATTACTTCTGTTGTGCCATAAGTACACTCAGTCTAAAACATTCTtacatgtaaatgtgttttcCAAATTGATGGaccgatatatatatatctctacaCTGAGCAGTACTTTTTGAAGTTTTAAAGCATttcaaattaatacatttttaagaaaGACACAAAACATATAACCTTAACAAAACTAGTGTCTCATAGAGTTGAAGAAAGCGTGGCCTATTACTTGTATCATTATTTACATACGTTAGACATTATTTCTAAATACATCGATACACGATATACCGGTATCGTTAATTTCGCATAGcaagtttatttctttttttttttgttttgtttttattcattattattatttaaaagaaacattATTCCACACAACACAAAAGTTGTTATCTTTTCAATTTCAGTTATGTGgtcaaaataaaactgtgaaaGTTGTTTGTAATAATGATGGCAAAACTGTATTGAAGGAATATCAGTGTCTGCTTTTCATTAACTGTGATTACTTGATTGCATTATTAACAAATGTCATAATTGCCCATAACAAATTATATctaatgtttccttttttattttatttaggtgACTGCACGGGACCCTATGTGGGTCTGTCACTAACGTCTATAGCACTGTTAATGTCTGTATGTTTAAACATAGTTCTCTATTCACTGAGAAGAAAAGATAGACAGAACAGAGGTACATTAAACATCGGTTAGTTTATTTAATCAGTTGGTAACCAGTTTGTGCATATTAAACATATAATAAAGAATATATCGCTGTAGATTCAGTATTACACTTATAATGCTGTTATAATGTTGTGTATTAGTTTATTATACTTATACAATTACACTGTAAAGTAAattaatatgtatattatatgtataatgATATTACACTAAAGTATATTAGTGTTATACATATTACCTTTGGAtaatattgaacttttttttaatagatgttGGTGTGCCGTTGTACCAAGATTCTTTTCATAGTGACAGGTAGGGATATCTAAGtgcttttgtgtatttatttatttatttacttacttacatttttatttagttgaTTCCTTGCTTGCTTACTTACTTCCATAAGTTGTGCTATGGGCTTTAACACGACACGGGCCTCTTTAACATGACACAAGCCATGTATTGcattaaatgcattttgtttcttAATAATCACATAGGTTTGAGGAGGACGAACGGCAAAATCAAGAGAATCCTATATATGGAAACATCTTTGTAGATGGTGGAGGTGAGCCTTTAATCGCTTATACATCACTAACAttgtgtgtatatctatatctatgtatgtatgtatgtatgtatctatctatctatctatctatctatctagatagatagatagatagatagatagatagatagatagagtttTACTATTGGCAGGTTTTGACAATTGGGAAAAACTAAACTCTTGTAGTGCTATTCGTGACCGTTGTATAGTCCATAACGCAACCGTCCTAGctacaaaaagaaatacataataataaataaaacacaactgtAAAAAGTCAAGAAGTCAAAACTTCAGTTTTGATTGCAATTTTTTAAGTCATATAAATGAATTCtttgaaatataattttatatgcacatacgtttttttaaataggtaGCTATGCTATGCAGTACAATAAACAGTACATATTGTACTATAAAAATATACTGTCTCACTACAaccattttacaaaaatatgtactttaataattacttttgcattttttttcaggATCCTTGACAATGCCTGAATATAGGGACTATgatcaaatgacaaaaaaaggtGCAAGACAAGATGAAAAGGTACAGTCCACTCATGTGCTACTGATGTGTGCTTGATTAACTCATTCATTATTATAAAACTACCAAAAATCCGCTAATAAATGCTTCAACATAaccaaatgaaatgcatttttacattcTGAAGGAAAGCCGTAAATAAAAGGCTCAAACGTTCAAAAGGTTTGAAAATGGGAACAGTGTCACCATTGCTGATACTTTTTGAAGCCAGAGCTGATGTTTTGGAACAGATGTTAtcatataaaagtaaaaaaaagtcacagtttCTTAGTACACATTGTTAATTTGATAACCAGGTAACTATTTTGAGCAGGCCAGCCCACGCATTTAAAAGCAGCCACATGCACAGAAATACTGTGGTACTTACTTTCACACAACAACTGTGGTATTGCGCTGTTAGACCACCGTGCGTCAATAAGTTAGACTCTAAAATAAGCTGACAGGTTGAGAACAGGAAACCGTGTAAGACTAAAAACTGACCAAGGTATCTCATAGTAACATCCAGTGTACATTTCACGACagcttaaaatgttttaaaagtttGTTGATGTTAAACAAAAGTACTTCATTAGAAGGAGGAGATATCTATTTCAATAGCAGCCTAGTGGAAATTTAATGACTCCAAAAGatgtaaatgaatcaaaaaattatttgtaaCTACAGATTTACAGTTGGGtcaaaaagtctgagaccacattgaaaatctgagattctttttaaaaactggaGATAAAcaggaagttaaaaaaaaaataataaattctaaaataaaaattaaaaaaaggaaatgtgcaACATTTTCACTATTCAGTGTTCAAGGTGTTGCACAATTCCTAGGTCACTATCTAaatttaagcaaatttgtgatattgaacATGTTAACTGCAAAGGTAACTGTACAAATGGTCAGATTCTCTGTGAGTTTCATCCCTTCTATAGAGGCACGTATTCAGATGACACTCAGATGAATTTGATCTACAATGGATCATAAAGTTTTGCATAAGCTTGTGGAGTAAATGCCAGCTTGAGTATatgctgtcattaaagcaaaacgGGGAcaaaccaaatactaagaaactctgacattcatgtaaatatatatatatattttatgtaaatatttttaagattGAACTTTTTACTCAAGTTGCtgctgataatataatttgaaatgaaaaccttttcTATTTTCACTGgaggtctcagacttttggaccccactgtatacagAATTTAGTACGATACTCTTCATGGATGCACACAATAGTTTACTTTTTAATGAGTTACCTTTATAAAGTAATATCATCTTTAAGAAAACGTCACAAAGCTGAAtgtaaaacaaaccaacaaataacCTAAAATAAATCAACGACCTccaaattttaaatgttttccaaTTTAGCACTTAGATTTTGAAATTTGATTTAACATTTCAGGATATAGATCTATAGATGGGTGAtgaatttaaagtaaaaaaaaaaaaaaacataaaatgttacaACAAGCTGCCAAAACAGCTTCTACACAACAATTCAACACAAgcctctggaactgtactggagaaaTGAATACTGTTCTTACAAAAGATTTTCCCTCAAATGGTGTGTTAATGATGGTAATGAAGTGCGCTGTCTAACGTCAGTCCAAAATCTCCTAAGGTTGCTCAATTGGGTTGTGATCTGGTAACTACTGTATGAAGGCCATAGTATATAACTAacatcattttaatattaatttaatactTACACCATTGAATGAGCCCTCGTGTCCTGTGGATGGGGACATTGTCAACCTGAAGGAGACCACTCCCTTCAGGATAGAAATTTTTCACCATAAaacaaaggtgatcagtcagaattaCTTTGTATTCATTTACGTTGCTCGTTCActctaaggggacaagtggacccaaactatgccagaataaataaataaacgacccccacctttttatctgtttatgtcACCCATCTGTACATCACAGTGCTGTGACCACTATCATTTTTTCAGATTAATAATCTACAGTATAAAGTATTAGTTAAGAATACAGCtgacaaactctctctctttttttattttttatcttttaatgaTCCAATATTGACTGAATTAACATGGTCTCTATGTTGGTCTGATAAAACCAGTTTGATCAAATAGTATAAATCTTTCATAAGTTATAGACAGACCCTGATAATAGACTCGGCCCTGTGGACAGTTCTGAGGTTTAGTTATTGAATGGAATGTAgattaattaaaacaacattTCCCTCCTCCTAGTCTGACCCAGAAGATGTTTCTTATGCATCCTTGGATCTAAAACTTGTTCAGAAAcgtaagaaaaagaagagatacCAGGAGAAACAGAATCAGATGCATAAGGTCCAGACTCATCCTCCTCCTGTGGCACAGATGAGGCGCACGGAGATGGGAGAAGACTGTGATGTCGCCCTGCCTTCACGAAGCAGCAGCCTCATTGTGTCCCGCAGCAGCATCTACCTCAACAGCCATCAAGTAGCACTGGAGACAGAGGAgctacagagggagagagagacagaatggcAAAGCAGTCATGTctgagagatgatgatgaaattGCATGCCAACATTGATAACAGTCTTTGCCAATCAGAACCAAGTCATGATCAAGGCAGCTAAAGACCAAAGCAAATGTAAAAGTTCTTAAGTGCAAAGTTATCCATCTTAAATTCAGAATTACAAAGTCAGCTAAATTTGACAATTGACaattcataataattatttattttacctcatatattttttttaaattagtggTTAAAGCAGGTGAAGACAAATATTGCTGCCTATAAGTGAGAATTATGAACTTTCATGCTTCTGAAGGTAGTTTGAACTCTGTAATCAGATTGCACAATATTGTGCAGCAGCAGGCAACAGGAGGATATTGAGCAACATTGATGACGTATGTTGTGGAAAACACCTTTAAAAAGTTTTCCATAAAGAACCTGATagcaaaaaatgcaaaataatttttCTATGTCAATGGAAAAAATGTTGTGTCTAATCAGGTCTGAGCTAAATTGGAAATAGGGCATTAGAATAAAAACAGCTTCAAAGACACATGTAAAGAGTTATTTATAATAGGTCATatctatttttacatttaatcacTGTGCAAGCTTGTCTATGCACATTGGAAATTCCTGCTTTGTTTATGATGATAAGTGATACAACTTTAATTATATCTGAAAGTTaacttaaataaaacatat is a window of Ictalurus furcatus strain D&B chromosome 16, Billie_1.0, whole genome shotgun sequence DNA encoding:
- the LOC128620768 gene encoding uncharacterized protein LOC128620768 isoform X2 yields the protein MAHGDCTGPYVGLSLTSIALLMSVCLNIVLYSLRRKDRQNRDVGVPLYQDSFHSDRFEEDERQNQENPIYGNIFVDGGGSLTMPEYRDYDQMTKKGARQDEKSDPEDVSYASLDLKLVQKRKKKKRYQEKQNQMHKVQTHPPPVAQMRRTEMGEDCDVALPSRSSSLIVSRSSIYLNSHQVALETEELQRERETEWQSSHV
- the LOC128620768 gene encoding uncharacterized protein LOC128620768 isoform X1, which produces MAHGDCTGPYVGLSLTSIALLMSVCLNIVLYSLRRKDRQNRGTLNIDVGVPLYQDSFHSDRFEEDERQNQENPIYGNIFVDGGGSLTMPEYRDYDQMTKKGARQDEKSDPEDVSYASLDLKLVQKRKKKKRYQEKQNQMHKVQTHPPPVAQMRRTEMGEDCDVALPSRSSSLIVSRSSIYLNSHQVALETEELQRERETEWQSSHV